A window from Schistosoma haematobium chromosome 3, whole genome shotgun sequence encodes these proteins:
- a CDS encoding hypothetical protein (EggNog:ENOG410W2BZ~COG:T), with product MWSFFIQLIKILPFNGSILCLIFIPWIIAQSSNCLSGCKCSINTNSENTNDSNELNTVAVICCLINQTRLSQFITNDYPSDIKHCGFDIINDYTTTNNNDGIVWPNHILCLPLWRQLKIQLTENSWPNLLLLSSNHIKQRIQSKCILELERLAIVGQSNVYDGLIQLDSNEFRHHFFTIPTTTSTTSTISNHYTLKLLRFTIEQTSLRIISQGFFDEIHANNLIHLEIRRNYNLTDYGLHIGWLANLNQLQSLDLSLNQFYQINLASWGIPKHYKTLSNLDLSGNHLIHLNDYTFIRLTNLIYLNLANNYLISLSSNVFYGLSYLKVLNLQGNQLRMHSLILTVPNFNTILPSLKQLILSRNPLAIPLSLNNTSQSSSSSSSVSSSPPSSSSIWWFTNSCPKLLTTIYLENIDSISYHRNQSTLLKLPLFDWNYCVSLTDIYLNHNENWLKCIDHNWLNNNRFRIHPSTLQLCPIPIDNNNNNNSQSKLITNHDVVTKSNRLTDTINSTTSTSTSGGGGSSDPSLLGTTHVRTTSISINSVYWPVSNQDSIHAMNIHNHNQKNNMISSSNSIINPSINSWIILCIIVFLVCVVFFTIVFAIIYCIRYLNNRLNKQISYTSDMMTNEFHHHHNHGEQIQQQFQKAHLTPDFNTYKPAMNIDGSSRILSPYSFNCMDLNKGNQLFQYADFHPMCNSCFSLKRHAVTQPVSPADSGLEDSTPLTLQQTRHIFPSLDRRSVRSSRRSRHQYNHNHRTFLDTKFTRCPSTSVSSSLLLLQHSPNHHIPEISYGWPVPINLSSNRVNAATSTDDVSIGPASTSVDTGEDARSSTPSDKAIITNLCQESMQLNTTTTTTTTTTTNNNNNNNNNNNNNNE from the coding sequence atgtgGTCATTTTTTATACAGTTAATAAAAATTCTTCCATTTAATGGATCTATTTTATGTTTAATATTTATTCCATGGATAATTGCTCAATCTTCAAATTGTTTATCAGGATGTAAATGTTCCATTAATACTAATAGTGAGAATACTAATGATAGTAATGAATTGAATACAGTAGCAGTAATTTGTTGTCTTATAAATCAAACTAGATTGTCACAATTCATCACAAATGATTAtccatctgatattaaacatTGTGGATTtgatataataaatgattatactactactaataataatgatggaaTTGTATGGCCTAATCATATATTATGCTTACCATTATGGCGTCAATTAAAAATTCAACTTACTGAAAATTCATGgccaaatttattattattatcatcaaatcATATTAAACAACGTATTCAATCAAAATGTATATTAGAATTAGAAAGATTGGCTATTGTTGGTCAATCTAATGTATATGATGGTTTAATTCAATTGGATTCTAATGAATTTCGTCATCATTTTTTCACCATTCCCactactacttctaccactagTACTATATCTAATCATTATACTTTAAAATTACTACGTTTCACTATTGAACAAACTAGTTTACGTATAATAAGTCAAGGATTTTTTGATGAAATTCATGCTAACAATTTAATACATTTAGAAATACGTCGTAATTATAATCTTACTGATTATGGTTTACATATTGGTTGGTTAGCTAATTTAAATCAATTACAATCCTTAGATCTTAGTTTAAATCAATTCTATCAAATTAATTTAGCTAGTTGGGGTATACCGAAACACTATAAAACATTATCAAATTTAGATTTAAGCGGGaatcatttaattcatttaaatgattatacatttatacgtttaacaaatttaatttatttaaatttagctaataattatttaatttcattatcatCTAATGTATTCTATGGTTTATCTTATTTAAAAGTATTAAATTTACAAGGGAATCAATTAAGAATGCATAGTTTAATATTAACTGTACCAAATTTTAATACAATATTACctagtttaaaacaattaattttatcaaGAAATCCATTAGCTATACctttatcattaaataatacTAGTcagtcgtcgtcgtcgtcgtcatcggTGTCATCTTCGCCGCCGTCGTCGTCGTCTATATGGTGGTTTACAAATTCTTGTCCTAAATTATTAACGactatttatttagaaaatattgACTCTATATCATATCATAGAAATCAATCAACATTATTAAAATTACCTCTATTTGATTGGAATTATTGTGTTAGTTTAACcgatatttatttaaatcataatgAGAATTGGTTAAAATGTATAGATCATAATTGGTTAAATAATAATCGATTTCGTATTCATCCATCAACATTACAATTATGTCCGATAccaattgataataataataataataattctcaaTCGAAATTGATTACAAATCATGATGTTGTTACTAAGTCTAATCGATTAACGGATACGATCAACAGTACTACTAGTACTAGTAccagtggtggtggtggtagtagtgATCCATCATTACTTGGTACAACACATGTACGAACTACATCAATATCAATTAATTCGGTTTATTGGCCTGTTTCCAATCAAGATAGTATACATGctatgaatatacataatcaTAATCAAAAGAATAATatgattagtagtagtaatagtataatAAAcccttcaattaattcatggaTTATTCTTTGCATAATAGTCTTTCTTGTATGTGTAGTATTTTTTACAATTGTATTTGCTATTATCTATTGTATACGTTATTTAAATAATCgtctaaataaacaaatatcttaCACATCTGATATGATGACTAATGAAttccatcatcatcataatcatggTGAACAAATACAACAACAATTTCAAAAAGCTCACCTAACACCAGATTTTAATACTTATAAACCTGCTATGAATATAGATGGTTCTTCACGAATACTTTCTCcttattcatttaattgtatGGATTTAAATAAAGGTAATCAATTATTTCAATATGCCGATTTTCATCCAATGTGTAATTCATGTTTCAGTTTAAAACGTCATGCTGTTACTCAACCTGTTAGTCCTGCAGACAGTGGTCTTGAAGATAGTACACCATTAACATTACAACAAACAAGACATATTTTCCCATCACTTGATCGACGATCAGTACGTTCATCACGACGTTCTCGTCATCAGTATAATCATAATCATCGTACATTTCTTGATACAAAATTTACAAGATGTCCATCGACATctgtatcatcatcattattattattgcaacATTCACCAAATCATCATATACCAGAAATATCATATGGTTGGCCAGTACCAATTAATTTATCATCAAATCGTGTAAATGCTGCTACTTCAACGGATGATGTTTCTATTGGACCAGCATCAACATCTGTTGATACCGGAGAGGATGCACGTAGCAGTACACCTAGCGATAAAGCGATAATTACGAATTTATGTCAAGAATCGATGCAGctaaatactactactactactactactactactactactaataataataataataataataataataataataataataacgaataA